The DNA region TGAAGTAATTTTCCTCCAACTGGCCCTAATAAAATCATGGTTTTAAGAAAATCGCATATGATTGAATTTTTATATCCAGCAGGAAGTTCCTGCAGAAATACCAATTTTTTTTGTGCATCATGATTCAGTTTGTTGATCAAATCGTAGCTGATATCCAAAATGACCGTTTTTTGAATAATGGTATAATCAATTTTTTCATGATGGACCCAGTTCCGCATTACTCCTTCACGGTGTGCCCAATCCAGAAGTTGCTTTTCTTCTTTATATCGCATCAATGATTTGCTGTTTGTTTGAGAAGCATTTGCATTGTGTCTTCGATATCGAAAGACGGGTGTAGCCGTCGCACAGATACGATATCCATGGAATAATACACGAAACCAGTACTCCCAATCCTGTACTTGTCCGTATGCAGGATTAAAGCCTCCTATCACATCAACCATTTTTTTTCTAAAAAAAACACTGGGGCAATTAATGTAAGCTCCTGTTAATAATTTGGAAAATTCAAATTCAGGAGAATGATAAATTTCTTGTTGGCGAAAATATTTATTTTGTTTATAGAGTTCAACAGGCGAATTTACAGGTTCCGATTTTTCGTTGATTGTGATGGCTGGACAATGAGCAAGGGCTGCGTCTGGATATTTAAGGATGAGACTTCTCATTGTTTCCAGATATGTGGGTTCATATTCATCATCAAAGTGCAGAAGTGTGAAAAATGGTGTTTTGACCAAATCCACGGATCTGTTCCAGTTTGAGGTAATTCCTGCATTGGCGTATTCAAAGATCTCAAGATGAGGCAATACAATTTCAGAATGACGAACTAGATCTACAGAATTATCCTTAGAACCATCGTCCACCACATATATTAAAAAATTTTGATATGTTTGCTGGCTCAGACTTTTAAGTGCACGAAGTATATAATGTGCACCATTATAATTAGGAATCAATACAGTGATGTCTGGTTGCATGAGGCGATTATAGCAGGAATGAATGGAAAATCTTGAGTCAGGAGAGCAGATACTGACATGCTCTATTGGGCATTTTGTACGGATTCAAGCGGATAATACTGGTCCAGAATCAAATCATGATTGCGATTCCATACTGTGACTCTCACGGCTTTGTATTTTGGAGAATAAGTATATTCCTTGAAAAAACGTTTGAACCGGCGGATGGAATATGAAGTAGCCTCTGTTTCCTTAAAGGGAATATCCATTTTTAGTTGAGTCTGGTTCACCAATAGCACACGGATATAACCAGACTGTATATCATCAGTCAGATTGTAGAGGTGGAGTTGAATTGCCATCTTGGTTTTTTCAGGGTCGATTTCGAATTGGAACTGATCAATCTTAACTTCAAAAGCATCTTTGGTTCCAATATTGATTGCACTGACACTGGCTTGAGGGGTTTGTAAGGAAGGCCCTTCACTATCTTCCTGTTGTTGGTATTGCATCAACTGTTTTTTGAGAGATTCAATCTGTTGCAGATAAAGCGTTTTTTGTGTTTGTAGTTCTTTGATAAAACCTTCTTTTTTTTGAAGCTGTTCCTGGACTTCCGTGATTTTGGCAACAAAGACATTCTCTTTGCTTTGAGATTCAGAATTCAATGGTTGTTTTTCCGCAATCATTGCCTTCAATTTTTGTAATTCAGTGTCATAATGGCTTTCAAGCTGACTTAGTGATTCCTGCAATTTTTCGGACTTTTGTTTTTCATCGTAATTAAGTTGCTGTACTTCCTGTATTTTAGCGTTATAGGCAAAGTACTGGTAGGTTGAAAAACAAGCCATGATCACAAAAATCAGGCCGATCAGCAAAAAAATTGATTTCAAATGATTGCTGTTCAATTGCCAGTTCTTTTTTGATCCAATGATATAGATTGATGTTTCCAGTTGTCCCATATCCGCTTCAGGATGAAATAATAAAAAGTCACTGTTCAATCAGACTTGTCTATGGCAAGTCCATGTTCTCCGCCAGACGATAAATTTGTCCACCGACAGAGTCAAGAATTCCGGTGAGTTCTAATTCAACTAGTATGCCTAACAATCGATCAATCGGAATTTTTGACGCAATATGAATGGAATCGATGGTTTCGACCCCATGATGAATGGTTTCAAGAGCCAACCATTGTTCAGCAGAATAATTACTTTTGTCCAGCAATTGTTTGTTTTTTTGTGCAAAGTCAAAAGAGGTTTGGTCTGATTTATTGCCGCACAGTTGGAGTTCTTCAAGAATTTCTGAGCCTGATACCACCAGTTTTGCCGCAGATGATGCGATTAATTGATTGGGCCCGGCACTGGTGGGCGAATCTACAGGTCCTGGAAGCGCAAAAACCTCCCGATTCTGGTTCAGAGCAAACCCGGCAGTGATTCGGGCACCGCTTTTAATTTTTGATTCAGTGATTGTGGTCCCCAGAGAAAGTCCGCTGATAATTCTGTTGCGAATAGGAAAATTACGGGCAAGAGGTTTCAATGCCAGGGGAAATTCAGAGATCAATGCACCTTGTTTAGTGATTTCATGGGCCAGTGGAATATTTTCAGGCGGATAGATATGTTGTAGACCTCCAGCCAGAACAGCGATTGTTTTTAGCCCCAATTCCAGGGCGGTCTCATGGGCAACCGTATCAATTCCCCGTGCGAGACCACTCACCACAACCGTGTCTGGACGAATTTGGGCAATTTCCTCAATCAGCCGTTTGGTGTGGCGTTTGCCATAAACAGTACAGGTTCGCGAACCTACGAATGCGAGGCAAGGGGCTTGGGGCGATGGCAGAGAGCCTTTGCAGTACAGCACAAGTGGGGGCGATGCGATTTCTTTCAAAAGTTTAGGATAATTTTCAGATTCATAGCATATCAATTTGAGGTCAGAATCTGATTCAAATAACCGTTTTTCAATCAGAAAACTTCTTGTATTTTGAGCTTGGGTAATGGCCAGGGCCAAACTGTGAGGGATACCTGACTTTTGTTGAATTTGTTCTGCAGGCGAATGAATCAGCTCTGATACTGAAGAGTATTGGGATAGTAATCGGTTGAGGGTTTTTATTCCGAGTCCTGAAACCAGATTGAGTGCAAGCCAGTCTAATTCAAGCATTTTAAAAACCATTTTTCATATTGCGGGCAATTTCTATTTTTGCCTCATCTTTTTTGAGACTTTCACGTTTGTCATGAAGTTTTTTACCTTTGACCAGCGCAATTTCAACCTTTACCAGCCCATGTTTGAAATACATCTTCAGAGGGATCAGCGTGAGTCCTTTTTCGCGGGATTGACCATAAAGTTTACGAATTTCCTGTTTGCGAAGCAGCAATTTTCTGGCTTGAAGGGGATCATGGTTATTGCGGTTTCCAAAATCGTAGTGATTGATATGTGCGTTGATAAGAAAGACTTCCATTGCAGGACTTACCGCACAATAACTTTCTGAAATATTGGCCTTGCCCAGGCGAAGGCTTTTTACCTCTGTTCCTCGCAGTTCAATGCCGGTTTCAAATGTCTGAACGATTTCATATTCAAAATGTGCCTTGCGGTTAGTTACAATGATTTTGATATTCATGGCACCCTTTTCAATAAAGTCTGGATATATTCTCCCAAATATATTGAGGCAACTTCATCCACATCAAAAAAATGAACTCCGATTTCATTACAATCATTATTTTTCTGAAACCAGCGAATCTCACTTTCAAGAACCAGATCTGTAGAAAAACAAATATTCAGGCGATCTCCAGGCTGGCAGGGTTCATTCCAGTCCAGACAAGCGCCACCAAGGGAAATATTTCTAATTGTCACCCGGTGGTTGTTCCCTGATGCTGTTTTTACAAGGAATTCCTGGTTAATGATAAATCTTTGCTGATTGCGCTGATGGATGTTTTTCGATGTCATTGGATTATATGAAATGGTTTATGATTGTCTGCGAAGATCATATTTCTTGCGTGTTTCCTGGTTAGACAACACTTCATACGCATTTTTAATCTGTAGTGTCATCTGCTCTGCCTGCTGTTTTACCCATTCAAAATCCGAACTTTGATGACGATCAGGATGATACTCTTTCAGTTTTTTATAGAAAGCTTTTTTAATGTCATCTGCACTGGCAGATTTTGGAACTCCGAGAATTTCATAGTAATCAGGTTTAATGCTTTCTGAATTCTTTTCCATTTTCGGGGGAGGATCTTCTTTTTTTTGTTCCTGCTGTTGTTTTTCAAATTTAAAACTCCGGAGAGTCTGCAAAATAAACAAAGTTTGTGAGGTGAGTTGATTATAATTTGCGTTGGGAGATGACGCTTTTTTTTGAATAATGCGTAATTCAGCCTCGAAATCCAGGAACTGTGTGCCATATTTTTGATGAATGTCCGCTTTTTGTGCCAGTTTAAGAAATTCCATGGTTTTGGACCAAGTCTCCTCATAGTGTTTAGGATTACCAAGGGGTTTTTGTGAGGTCGCTTGTTGTTGTTTAATTTTTGTATGCAATGGCGGTTTGAGTTTGGGTTCATCGTCATCCGGCTCCATTTTGAACCGGTGTATCCACAAATGTCGGGATCGATAGGCAAATATTCCTGCTCCTGCAAGGATTGAAAGTGCCACCATAGTGGTCAAAATATCCCATGCAAGATTTTGCTGGTCATGGGTTTCCACCTCATCAAGCAATGAAAGAGCCTGAGGGTGTTCAGGTGCGAGTTTCAGCGCATCATTGAGCAAATTTTTTGCCACAGTCCAGTTGCTGGAACGCATCCACTTTTGAGCACTCTGGATTTTCAGTTCAATTTGTGATTCTTTTTCAATGAACTCAATTTGTTGCCTGGCCTCACTGTAAAACTTACTTTGTTCCGGTACCTGTTGAAATAATTGAATTGCCTGCTGGGAATCGGCGTTCTTCATGGCTGTTTGAGCCTGTTCCATTAAAATCTGATCCTGATGCTCTTTAATTCGTTGAAGTGCGTCCATCGCTTCAGGATGTTGAGGGGATAGAACCAGAATATCATCAACCCAACGTTGGGCTTCCTGCCATTGTCCTGCGATTTCAGCCGCATTGAGGCTGTCCAGTAAGGATGATAATTGGTTGTTGGTCAAGGTTGTTGCGGGAATAGGCAGAATGTCAGGAAGTTCATCCAGATGGTTACGGTATCTCCGGGCTGTTTCATTGGCGCCCGCTAATTGAAGTTTCCGAATATAATCTTTGGGATCTTCATGTGTGACTGTGGAAGATACCACCATTTTTTGCTCAGGTGTAACGGTCACAATATATTTTCCTGTTGGACTCACAGCCAGAGCATTGGCGTGCGCCAAAGCCAGTTTATTCAAAATCTGCCCATCTTTTTTGATAATATAAGCAGAAAATTCATTGGATTTATTCCTGGTTGTGATCACCATGATTTTATCGTCATAAACAGGATACAGTCCCAAAGCCTGCTCATCTTTCAGATTGGCTGAAATCTGATGGATTTTAATTCTACTTTTCACATGTCCCCATACAAGATTGTTTTCACTATCGAGGGACAGCAGAATATTTGGGCGCACAAAGTAAGCGCCAACGACAGGAAAATGATGATAATCAATTTCTGCCAGTTTGTCTGATTGATAGGGGGCGTAGGTTAGAATTCGGTTGTTATGGGGAAAGAACACGGCCAATAGTTGTTGTTCCGGAGAATAAGCAAATCCGGAAGCTGGCATTTCACTTTTTAAAATTACACGTGATTGCGGTGTGTTTGTCTGGAGTTCATGAAAATTCAAGTCATCAATCCACCTCAGTGATTTATCAGGAAAATTGAAAGACGGGCGGGCTATGTGGGATCCCTGATACTCAAAAACTTGATGACTAACTGGATCAACAGGCTGGGAAGAAACAGAAATCGCATCGATGTTCCATATCTGGATCTTGTTTTGATGAGCCAATACCAGTTGCTGTAGATAGGGAGCAAAAGTTAAAAACTGAAAATTTTCACCACGGGATTTGAAATGAGAAATTTCTTTAGCGGTTTGGCGATCATAAAGATATATTTCGGTCTTGCCATTGATGACCAGTCCTGCGGCTATAAGCGACTCATCATAGCTGATCGCAAGCGAAGCAGAAGCAGGTAATTTGATCTCCTGAACTGTCTGGAGAAAAGTTGTCGGGGTTTCCGCTGTTGTGGACATGGCCGATAACAAGCAAAGTCCAATAGCGGTAATCCATGAGAACACATATTTATTGAGAGACATAAGGCCATTGTTATGTACTGCTGAGAATGCGATCAAAATAAGCAATGGTGTGTTTCAAGCCCTCATCCAGAGAAACTATTGGTTCCCAGCCAAGTTCTTTTTTTGCGAGGGAAATATCAGGTTTCCTTCGCGTCGGGTCATCCTGACGCCGGTCAATTTGTTCAATCACAGATTTTGAATTGGTCAAGTTGATGACTTTTCGGGCCAATTCCATCATAGTGAATTCTCCAGGATTACCGATATTGACAGGTCCAGTAAAATTGTCCTTGTTCATCATGCGCATGATAACTTCTACCAGATCAGAAACATATGAAAAAGATCGAGTTTGTTCACCATCACCGTGAAGCACCAAAGGTTGCCCTTTCAAGGCGGCAACAATAAAATTACTGACGACCCTGCCATCTTCAAGATGCATACGTGGACCATAAGTGTTAAAAATACGGACAATTTTTGTATCCACATGATTTTGTCGATGATAATCCATCATAAGAGTTTCTGCGACTCTCTTCCCTTCGTCATAACAACTCCTGATTCCAATGGGATTGACAGACCCCCAGTAGTTTTCAGTTTGGGGATGGATTTCTGGATCTCCATAAATTTCTGATGTGGATGCTTGAAGTATCCTGGCTTTTACCCGTTTAGCGAGTCCAAGCATATTGATTGCACCCATGATGCTGGTTTTAATCGTTTTGACGGGATTGTATTGGTAATGTACGGGTGACGCCGGGCATGCAAAATTAAAGATCCAGTCAACTTCCAACAGAATTGGTTCAACCACATCATGACGAATCAGTTCAAATTGGGGGTTGTCGAGCAAGTGAGCGATGTTTCGTTTTTGTCCTGTGTAAAAATTATCCAGGCAAATCACTTCATGCCCATCGTCAATTAAGCGGTCACATAAAAATGATCCGATAAATCCCGCACCACCAGTGACTAATACGCGTTTCATAGTAAACCTTGAAAAATAGTTGAAAGATTAATCCGTTAATTCATTTACTGAGCCAACTCGTGTTGTAATTGCTATTTGCCAAGGAGGATCTTGAATAAATACAGATTAATGCTTGAAGTTGTTTCATTTTCAATAATGAAAAAACGGAAATATTCCGGAAGGTCAGACGACCTTGTCGATCTGTTGATGAAATGATTTTGGGAAAAGCAATGATCCATAGGCAAAAAAATCCACCATGCAGAGCTGTTTGCGATAGTTCATAGGCCTGATAATCAATTCTTCCGGAGTTCATCCAGGTTAAACCAGACGGTGTCCAGATCTTTATGAACCCGGTATACCCATGATTCTCCCCAGTAAAGATAACAACTGGTTTCTGCTTTGAGCAAATGCCACATGGCTTCTTCCATCTGATACTGTCGATGGGGATCTTGGAGTTTATCACCAAGGACCTCTTTGAGGTAATATAAAGTCGCGCTAGTGTCATGAATTCGTCTTAACGCGTCTTTTTGTGCTTCAGATCCAGTCCATTGGACAAAACCAATTCCACTATGTTCTCCAGTATTCCATGAGCCAGAATGAACACGCACTTCTCCCCACCAACCATGCTGATTGATGTATTCATGAATAAAAATCGGTTTGGCTGGTGCCGTTCCCAGACGCACATTGTTTAGAAACTCAAGGTAAAAAGAATTCCAGAAATTGGCGGAATTGGCTGCGTTTCTGAACCATTCTCCATTTTCTCCATCAGTGCAAGTTACCACCAACGACGGGAAATCACACCATTGGGTTCGTTCCTGGAGTTCATGGGCAAACCATTCATAATTCATCCCTGATTCCTGAGCCTTAGACAAATCACGATCCCGGACAACAACGATAATTTCATCCTGTCCATAACGGGCAATATGGGGACGATATCGTAATTCTTCCCATTTCATTGGATGAAGGGGTTCAACATGTTCGCAGTCCACCAGGACATATTGGTAGCCAAAATGTTTGAGCAACGGGATCATTTCCATACAAAAGCCCATTTCAGGGGGCCAAAATCCGGGGAAATAATTTCGGAAAAAAATATGTTTGGCCAGCCCGATCCATCTCAACAGATGCTCTTCACGGTCTTTGGAAGGAATAAGCGGAAGTACAGGGTGATAATAGGCATTTCCTAAAATTTGAATAATTTTTTCATTTTGAAGAAACCACAGAAGATCACCACATTTGATGGTGTTATACACAAGATCTTGAAATTGCCGATTCGCTAAAGTTTCCAACAAGGTACCGGACATTGCCAGATG from SAR324 cluster bacterium includes:
- the smpB gene encoding SsrA-binding protein SmpB, whose amino-acid sequence is MEKGAMNIKIIVTNRKAHFEYEIVQTFETGIELRGTEVKSLRLGKANISESYCAVSPAMEVFLINAHINHYDFGNRNNHDPLQARKLLLRKQEIRKLYGQSREKGLTLIPLKMYFKHGLVKVEIALVKGKKLHDKRESLKKDEAKIEIARNMKNGF
- a CDS encoding PilZ domain-containing protein codes for the protein MTSKNIHQRNQQRFIINQEFLVKTASGNNHRVTIRNISLGGACLDWNEPCQPGDRLNICFSTDLVLESEIRWFQKNNDCNEIGVHFFDVDEVASIYLGEYIQTLLKRVP
- a CDS encoding glycosyltransferase; this translates as MQPDITVLIPNYNGAHYILRALKSLSQQTYQNFLIYVVDDGSKDNSVDLVRHSEIVLPHLEIFEYANAGITSNWNRSVDLVKTPFFTLLHFDDEYEPTYLETMRSLILKYPDAALAHCPAITINEKSEPVNSPVELYKQNKYFRQQEIYHSPEFEFSKLLTGAYINCPSVFFRKKMVDVIGGFNPAYGQVQDWEYWFRVLFHGYRICATATPVFRYRRHNANASQTNSKSLMRYKEEKQLLDWAHREGVMRNWVHHEKIDYTIIQKTVILDISYDLINKLNHDAQKKLVFLQELPAGYKNSIICDFLKTMILLGPVGGKLLQTMINTAVSLTRFLPFQNT
- a CDS encoding glycoside hydrolase family 57, whose protein sequence is MEHYHGLVLNLHQPTRNLEDLWENQPWEAKDILYALDRIPRTLWAFEDVARVHLAMSGTLLETLANRQFQDLVYNTIKCGDLLWFLQNEKIIQILGNAYYHPVLPLIPSKDREEHLLRWIGLAKHIFFRNYFPGFWPPEMGFCMEMIPLLKHFGYQYVLVDCEHVEPLHPMKWEELRYRPHIARYGQDEIIVVVRDRDLSKAQESGMNYEWFAHELQERTQWCDFPSLVVTCTDGENGEWFRNAANSANFWNSFYLEFLNNVRLGTAPAKPIFIHEYINQHGWWGEVRVHSGSWNTGEHSGIGFVQWTGSEAQKDALRRIHDTSATLYYLKEVLGDKLQDPHRQYQMEEAMWHLLKAETSCYLYWGESWVYRVHKDLDTVWFNLDELRKN
- the dprA gene encoding DNA-protecting protein DprA; the encoded protein is MLELDWLALNLVSGLGIKTLNRLLSQYSSVSELIHSPAEQIQQKSGIPHSLALAITQAQNTRSFLIEKRLFESDSDLKLICYESENYPKLLKEIASPPLVLYCKGSLPSPQAPCLAFVGSRTCTVYGKRHTKRLIEEIAQIRPDTVVVSGLARGIDTVAHETALELGLKTIAVLAGGLQHIYPPENIPLAHEITKQGALISEFPLALKPLARNFPIRNRIISGLSLGTTITESKIKSGARITAGFALNQNREVFALPGPVDSPTSAGPNQLIASSAAKLVVSGSEILEELQLCGNKSDQTSFDFAQKNKQLLDKSNYSAEQWLALETIHHGVETIDSIHIASKIPIDRLLGILVELELTGILDSVGGQIYRLAENMDLP
- a CDS encoding SDR family oxidoreductase, with the protein product MKRVLVTGGAGFIGSFLCDRLIDDGHEVICLDNFYTGQKRNIAHLLDNPQFELIRHDVVEPILLEVDWIFNFACPASPVHYQYNPVKTIKTSIMGAINMLGLAKRVKARILQASTSEIYGDPEIHPQTENYWGSVNPIGIRSCYDEGKRVAETLMMDYHRQNHVDTKIVRIFNTYGPRMHLEDGRVVSNFIVAALKGQPLVLHGDGEQTRSFSYVSDLVEVIMRMMNKDNFTGPVNIGNPGEFTMMELARKVINLTNSKSVIEQIDRRQDDPTRRKPDISLAKKELGWEPIVSLDEGLKHTIAYFDRILSST
- a CDS encoding DnaJ domain-containing protein; the encoded protein is MSLNKYVFSWITAIGLCLLSAMSTTAETPTTFLQTVQEIKLPASASLAISYDESLIAAGLVINGKTEIYLYDRQTAKEISHFKSRGENFQFLTFAPYLQQLVLAHQNKIQIWNIDAISVSSQPVDPVSHQVFEYQGSHIARPSFNFPDKSLRWIDDLNFHELQTNTPQSRVILKSEMPASGFAYSPEQQLLAVFFPHNNRILTYAPYQSDKLAEIDYHHFPVVGAYFVRPNILLSLDSENNLVWGHVKSRIKIHQISANLKDEQALGLYPVYDDKIMVITTRNKSNEFSAYIIKKDGQILNKLALAHANALAVSPTGKYIVTVTPEQKMVVSSTVTHEDPKDYIRKLQLAGANETARRYRNHLDELPDILPIPATTLTNNQLSSLLDSLNAAEIAGQWQEAQRWVDDILVLSPQHPEAMDALQRIKEHQDQILMEQAQTAMKNADSQQAIQLFQQVPEQSKFYSEARQQIEFIEKESQIELKIQSAQKWMRSSNWTVAKNLLNDALKLAPEHPQALSLLDEVETHDQQNLAWDILTTMVALSILAGAGIFAYRSRHLWIHRFKMEPDDDEPKLKPPLHTKIKQQQATSQKPLGNPKHYEETWSKTMEFLKLAQKADIHQKYGTQFLDFEAELRIIQKKASSPNANYNQLTSQTLFILQTLRSFKFEKQQQEQKKEDPPPKMEKNSESIKPDYYEILGVPKSASADDIKKAFYKKLKEYHPDRHQSSDFEWVKQQAEQMTLQIKNAYEVLSNQETRKKYDLRRQS